From a single Canis lupus baileyi chromosome 14, mCanLup2.hap1, whole genome shotgun sequence genomic region:
- the TNFRSF11B gene encoding tumor necrosis factor receptor superfamily member 11B — protein MKPLLCCALLFLDISIKWTTQETFPPKYLHYDPETSRQLMCDKCPPGTSLKQHCTARRKTVCVPCPNHYYTDLWHTSDECLYCRPVCKELQYVKQECNRTHNRVCECEEGRYLELEFCLKHRSCPPGFGVLHAGTPERNTVCKRCPDGFFSNETSSKAPCRKHTNCSAFGLLLTQKGNATHDNVCSGNSESTKKCGIDVTLCEEAFFRFAVPTKFTPNWLSVLVDNLPGTRVNAESVERIKRRHSSQEQTFQLLKLWKHQNKDQDIVKKIFQDIDLCENSVQRHIGYTNLTFEQLRSLMESLPGKKVTTEDIEKTMKTCKSSEQILKLLSLWRIKNGDQDTLKGLMHALKHLKPYHFPKTVTQSLKKTIRFLHSFTMYRLYQKLFLEMIGNQVQSVKISCL, from the exons TTCCTGGACATCTCCATTAAATGGACCACCCAGGAAACCTTTCCTCCAAAGTACCTTCATTATGACCCAGAAACCTCTCGCCAGCTGATGTGTGACAAGTGTCCTCCTGGCACTTCTCTGAAACAGCACTGCACAGCAAGGCGGAAGACTGTGTGTGTCCCTTGTCCCAACCACTACTACACGGACCTGTGGCACACCAGTGACGAGTGTCTATACTGCAGGCCGGTGTGCAAGGAGCTCCAGTATGTCAAGCAGGAGTGCAACCGGACCCACAACCGTGTGTGCGAGTGTGAGGAAGGGCGCTACCTGGAGCTTGAGTTCTGCCTGAAGCACAGGAGCTGTCCCCCTGGCTTTGGAGTGCTCCACGCTG GAACCCCAGAACGAAATACAGTTTGCAAAAGATGCCCAGATGGGTTCTTCTCGAATGAGACGTCATCTAAAGCACCCTGTAGAAAACACACAAACTGCAGTGCATTTGGTCTCCTTCTAACACAGAAAGGAAATGCAACTCATGACAATGTATGCTCTGGAAACAGTGAATCGACTAAAAAATGTGGAATAG ATGTCACCTTGTGTGAGGAGGCATTCTTCAGGTTTGCTGTTCCTACAAAGTTCACTCCTAATTGGCTCAGCGTCCTGGTAGACAATTTGCCTGGCACCAGAGTAAATGCAGAGAGTGTAGAGAGGATAAAACGGCGACACAGCTCACAAGAACAGACTTTCCAGCTACTGAAGTTATGGAAACATCAAAACAAAGATCAAGATATAGTCAAGAAGATCTTCCAAG ATATTGACCTGTGTGAGAACAGCGTACAGCGGCACATTGGATACACAAACCTTACCTTCGAGCAGCTCCGCAGCTTGATGGAAAGCTTACCGGGGAAGAAAGTCACCACAGAAGACATTGAGAAGACGATGAAGACATGCAAATCAAGTGAGCAGATTCTGAAGCTGCTCAGCCTGTGGAGAATAAAAAATGGTGACCAAGACACCTTGAAGGGCTTAATGCATGCTCTGAAGCACTTGAAGCCATACCACTTCCCCAAAACTGTCACTCAGAGCCTGAAGAAGACCATCAGGTTCCTTCACAGCTTTACCATGTACAGATTATATCAGAAGCTATTTTTAGAAATGATAGGGAACCAGGTCCAATCAGTAAAAATAAGCTGCTTATAA